TGAATATGAATATTGGAAATTcacagttaataattttagtgagCGAAAATAGTTAATCGTTCGAAAATTTAACAAGAGTATTCGCAGATGATCATTCGCGCAGATTCGCTGTGTGATTTTGCTCATATGGCCATATGAATATgctatttgaaatttgaataaccTATGTTTAAAAGTGAGTGGTTGAGGACTaaacttttttatgtatactaacATTGACCATTGTGTACATACACAGACCGAGACActtgagttattttttatgtgagATACAAGAATTTATGTAGTTTAAGCAAATAGTaggttacctatatttatacatcattgAAACTTCCTTgagaactaatattatttttgtgtaactCAAACAGTTTTGACATACTTTATAACACGTTtacgtatactattatatccaTTAATATCCATTCATCATGAATATTAGATCaatggcattttttttttttatttgttaaacatatggttttatttttgaaagggAGTACCCAATAGTCAATATCCATTATCCACGctactaattaaaatgtacaagaaAATATCCAGTACTGCCCACTACTCCTTAAACAGaacaaaaatggtttttccGAAGGACATAATATCGTGGTTGTCTAAGTAGAAATTAGAACTGAGTTTTACTATACCGGGTTGGTAAAATTATACACGACTATAAAGCGCCACAAACCCGTTTAAAATCGGAAATTGGTAGAAACGCGATCTTTTAAAGAAGTAAAAATCTTATCtttggattattatttattagtcagTTAAAAAGGCGCAGTGGACGACAGAGGTAGATCCAGATCAAGATAACAGGGGGGGGGGGCGATTTTTAAAGGGCACACATTCattttgataaagtatttatttaggtatccGCCACTGGTGGACGATAGgcgatttatttgaaaaatgaattataaaattattaaactaatgaaagttgtataatctatataaattagatatttattgcaCAACTCATATTTTGTAGATTGTAAATCAAACTCATTATGGaatgttacaatatttttatattcaggtAAAGGTGGtaatacgatttaaaattgtttttaggaacatattattatagactgaGTACTCGAAACTTTGAGTACTTACTACTTCTTACTTAATttgagttatatttatatttagaataatatatatgattgaaAGGGACTTTTTTCCTGTTTACCCTCTATTAAAAACTTTGTGCTACACTCAGACGTCGAGCGACACTTAGCACGACCCGGGCGGAATCGATAAACgacgaatataatacataacataacgCGTTAAACGCACACACTCACGTAGAAGTGCAGTGGTGGATGTGAGGGTGTGAGTCCTGCAGGGTGTGAGGGGTgcgaaatggaaaaaaaagaaaacccgATCGGCAAAAAGCTCGACaatcgtataaaatgtatctatacaTGTATCATGATCGTGCGAACGGTGTTTCGAGCTCGTTGCGCGGGCAACACTGCGGTATCGAGCACGGCGCGCCGCCGACCGAGTACATCGCCGCCGACGTTATTCGCACGCCGTCGCCGCGCCACCGTATACGTCGGCGATTCCCTTCGCAGCGTATTTTCGTTGTGCGCGCCTGCCCGTCATCATCGATCGCCGCTGCAGCCGAcccaccgccaccgccgccgccgccgccgatacCATTTTCACCGGTCCCGCGAAAGCTGACTGTCGCGCGCGTACGTCAGTCTCAGTCATCGCCCGATTAACCACGAGTACACCACCCGACTTGCAGTTTACCCGGTTACCGATTCGGGTCAATCGCATCCCTCGGCCGGTCGCGCCCCACTTTCCGTGAACAGACGCGCTCCGTTCCGCCGACCTACCCCGGAACCGCGCGGTCGCCGCCATGGTCAAGCACAACACGGACACGAACGGCATTGGGTACGAATGGGAGTACGCCAAGGTGAAGGATGACCGGACGATATGGCAGAAGATCATCATGGGCATTTACAACCCGAGCTCGCACGAGTTTCTCGGCCGGTCCGCCAAGAGTTGGggtaaatacgtatatatatattattatataatacatattatgacagGTGTACTTACCTTAAATAAACACGACGAAAcccattaaattatcatatagtataatataattatgtatgcaAACGGTTAGTCACTTGACATAGTGTACGAAGGATGACTGGGGGGTGGAGGGTCAGAGGGTCAATAGGATCGCCTACAGAAGTATGTACctaaacactaaatattatatttcctacggattttgaaaaacaaaatttttggttatttattaCAGTGATTTAGTTTCTACTCATAATACATCACGGTTGACATCAtggatacttatataatatatattataaataagtagcaGTATTGCTAATcgctaataattttgttattgttattatactcgGCTAGGGTATCCCACTCTTCCCATTCCGACACCATAACAAATCACGTCTGCACCACTAGTCGTGCGTGTTACCCACGCATCATCGGTGTGCCCACGCACAACTTGCATACCCACCCGGACCACACCTCACGCGCGTATACTACCACTTACTCCCTCATACGTATACCTCACCTATGTAAGTGCCGTGCGGAAGACACGCTTTTATCACGCTGTTCGTGTACGAGCCTAGCGGTTTTGGAATTGATTTTTTCGATACGATTTGGATATACAAATTATCACATGCatgatgaattatattaattgggtCACAGGGATTACACTGGATTTTGGTGACCCCTTCCGCGCAGGAGGGAGGGGGCCAAAAAacgtttgaattaatttagttttcgcTTTAAACACTGTACATCTACGTGATCACTCGTGGTTCACTCAATGATGGTTTTTTCATATCACTTAacgttttctaatttttaccaattattataccatataattCGGCGGCACTCTCAAATAAAATCGACTAATAgctcatttataaatacaatatcgtTGCTATTTTATACCTTTGTTGGTTTATGAACAAATCAGTACATTTAATTTAGCCATCATAGTTTGAAAGGAGCCCAGATCCTCACCTCTTTAGCACCTAAGATCACCAGCTACacactatacctatattaggTAACTGTATTATACCCGTGTATCTAGTATATGGTTTAATGCAGTAAATTCTGGACAGAAGTGCGTGTGTTTGTACCGAGATCGATTACGCacgacaaatatataaatgcttCACACAAGGAAAATGAATGAAAACATCATTCGCGATGATAAAAGTCTAAAAGTCGCAAGCTGACCGATACCGTTAGCGCATGTAAGGCACGTATATGCTCATCGCAGAAATGGTTTTTCTTTCCTTTTTTTATACACGCCACCGAATGTACAGATAGTACATGGCACTTCAAGAATAtagatacacacacacacgaacaCGCGTACACAGTGTTCGTGTATATATGCACGTTGACTGTATGCCTATTATAGGTAGCGGTAGTCGATGAGGTCTTATTTCTTCgtaacattaacttaaatatttttgtttctgtAATTTTTCCtatcttttttagttttttttttttttttttgacttgAAAGTTATAAGAACGTATTAACAAACACAGGATTAGCAGGTATATTTAGAGTTTAGACTATATGACGACGTTAAGAGTAAACACACTTATTTACGTGACATTAACTGGTCTAGTCGAGTAATACGATGCGTGTAACAGGGTGCACCGACTTGTACGAAtcgatacctaatataaaattgtggtGGTGACCTaccaacataaaatattgaaataatttacgtataatatacctatatctaatACTTTATAGAAACCGATTGGATACATACTCCTGATTACCCATTTTATCAAGCTCGACACCTCATATTGTCAATAtatcctatattattataaaatatttttgttataacttcataattacctggtaatatatttgttataggacgatattattgtatatattaagcaGTTTTTCCCACTATCTttaattcacataatattaatgtaaatgtaaatataaagacaattatacaatttgtacctatatacttaatgatgatttttttttaaatttattttacctaatcGGTTTTTTCTGATATTGTATTTGATCGCCACGGCGAGTGTGAAACATATTCCAGCGAATTCAGAATATAAGCCCAATGTGAATTGTGTCTGTGTGTGTGCAACGCACGCGCGTACGGGTTTGTGTGCAGttcgttaattttatatgagtaAACGTCGTTGCCAATACTATCTAAGAATAGAAGAaaaacacgcacacacacgaaatatataagtatatagtatatattataatcgtgttTAGCAACACGCGCATGCATCTTTCCCATGATTTTAAGAACTGTGACTAAAAGTATTTCTAAGTTTAGAACAACCTCCGCTAGTCTCGTTTCGTCGAATAAACTacgagattataatattgaatacgtatattgtatatatttatttataatatattagatctCTTAAGCGTTTTAACTTTTGCCTTGAggcttgaataatattttacaattctgCATGTCCTATTTTACATCTCATATAGCAGCTATAGTATTGCACAACTTTACTCGTCATCCTGATAATATCCTGTATCATCTGTGCCATATTTGAGAGGGGATTCCAGGGGACAGTTGTtcgcatcattttttttaggatagaaaaatatactgaATCGTTTCAGTTCTTATCAAATCACAATAATGTCTAGCATGTATACaggtaggtaaatatattttcaactgtggaatttattattatttgtttttgtttttattacttttttttatgataaataaaataagggataaaatgaaaataaataaataggaataataaagacaatatacgcaataggtattatatgcgGACAGcacttcaatataatattatgtattactcagaagttagaattaaaaatacaaaatacattatgcaaaatataatcgtaGCTCCATTACTCCATAGATACATACAACAATCTAGTGAAGATAATGAATTacataacacattatattatattatgtaaatacgaGAATCGCCTGGTTTGGTTTCTTCCCTTTGCAGTCATAATaacttattgattttactgACGTTCCGGACTATGGCTAGTATTTACTTTATAGACCGTATTAcgcatgttttatattattattcattagtcattacttaaaagttataactcatcattaaacatttatagtgaatgtaaaaattacaaattctgtACTGAGTcatttcattgtaaaattatattatttatataaactatttaaacacactaaaataaaaatttaggtaTTGAACATTTAACAGAAACCTAAaaacattatgttttattgaaataaatcaatGAAAGTTGACAAGAGTACATAaagttacattatatttgtgtCTTAGAAAaggtttaaatttactatgatacttaaaaatatgaattaaaaataaatgttattccaTGATTCTATAACTACTTTTTACCTATCTATAAACTACGGTATACTGTACGttcttgataataataacagacgAGATAACGAAGCATGaagttatgaaatataagttttattttatatattttaaaatatttgtaaattgaaCACGAAActacaaaatgtttgtaaaagtGATACTTTTGTAGTCtaaaaattggaaatatatttattgcaatttatttttgtagtactaaaatagatatatttaaatatggaaaacttgtataataatataaaatattatacttacctgatatttatattatgtaatattaagtatattaagacTTCAGAGTCAgacaaaatactaataatgtatttatattaaatatataaatgttttaatatttaattttaaaaataatacaaatatactattaaattacaaatatattttacgactcaaaaaatattaaatttaaacctatatgtttatattcattaatggCAAAGTGCCTTCGATAAAGTTTCTTTAGTGAAATAACATCATGGACATACTCGTAAATTctttatagttatacatagACAAATATTcaccatattattgtattaaaggtattaataaactattattttttattattagggcccggatttatatgcaataaaaatctataaaatatgcagatttatatcataaatattcaaataatatgaaaaaatgatttttttttactaactaCGGTTTCGAGTAAaaattttacacaatttaaatatattatgtttaaaattgtttattaaaaaaaatacaagataacatatttaatggcattgtgtaagtataaaagtattataaattaattaaagtattataggaataaattattattttaaaattcaaaataacattattttaatgaaattgtgtttatatgtttaatattatttatattaaattattattatttaatttattatgttaaattttattcgaaTCCATTTGATATTAacattagaataatttattaataaataaatttaaaaacataaacattttcttaCTTATCATATTTAGGTACTAAtggtactataattattattatatcgtttttttttagctaGATACAATTACGaagttaaatcattttcactcatcaattatttcatatttataaattgtttattttcgtatatatttgattaaaatcaagtaaatatatatgtttttcgtAAATCCAATCTAATTGAGTTAGTAgtctatctatataatatatactaaaattatattattaattattataattacaaacaaaataaaaaatctacacACAATGTTCCATTTTAGTAGTCGAGCCAGTCGTGGTCGAAAATAAATCTACATACTTTGTCcagaaatttttataatattaaatttgtttaaataattgaaacaaaataacttaTCATTATACATAGGTTTTTATACACCaaccaatattatgatatttgtaGTTCCAAAGTCATAAGCCAACCAAAACTTGTGCACCTACACTTACGTgtattactactactacctAGTCTTCCATGTAATCTTACATGTACATCATATATGATTGATACATCCAAATTGAATCATTTTCTCAGTAGTATtaggtattacaatataatacctacttcaTAATGTGTGAAGTTTTTccgtcatttttataataataatttgatttatatttgtgtaaactaGCTATAGGTACTTTGCTTGAGAATTTTCTTAGTCTATATACTTCGagcattgtttaaaattttgaagttttaataCTCATTATCTTTTTACACTCGGCCAAAAGTTTATACCCAAAATTTCTACTTTGCTgaacagatatatatatagttatataaattagatgtaaaattataatattattatcatacattatatttaatttgaatattttttgtcgataaaattgtttttttttttcaaatattttaaattaaattaaattttcattatatatatataacaacaatGACTTATTTGAAAGAGAAGGGTGTTCATTGGCATACTTTAAATAACTTGAACTTAAAGTGGATAGTTAGGTGTAGTGTAATTAGATgtcatacaaattttattataaaaaaataaaacatttaaacatacttatagtgtataatcaaaatatattaacaaaatatataatatacatacttaaagtacataaattacatttttaattaaaaaataataataataattacttttatgtttTAGGAGGAATTTTGCTCTTTTATGCCGTGTTTTATTCAAGTTTGGCATGTATGTTCGCCATATGCATGAAAGTCCTACTATCTACGTTGAACGACCATACACCTCATTTCACATTGACCAGCTCGATAATCGGCACAAACCCTGGTATGTAAACGTAATATCTTGTTCCATTTTAACtaaacgtttaaatataatgtataattaatatttattatttgagctATATTTTGGTGCATTAACAGAATTCTGTTATGTTgacttattcataatttaaacattatacacattttatctaGTTATAGCTACTTAGATAGGTATTGTATTagatttaaacttattaatagaACAAACGCAATTCGtacatcaatttaattattttataaatattctgaaaatttcttcaatacttattttatgtgtattcaTTCATAATCTTAATCAAGATAACTTTTTTTAGTGATAATctctgaataaaataaaataatataaaatttcggTGAGAATTTGTTATTAGTTTAAGAGATATCTTCACAATAGGATTTTTTCAAGAGATGTACCatgcttttattaattaattttaccaataaggctataaatattatataatgtacaatcaCGCAATgcgtaatagtattattatgaatacagactaaatgtattttacaggACTAGGATTTCGACCCATGTCTCCGAACGTCGAAGATGGATCACTAATTTACTACGCAGCGGATAACGCAACTAATGTAGAAGCATGGACTAATGAATTAGATAAGTTCCTAGCtggtaagtaaaaaaaaaaataccacatatatgataattataaacgtaAGCTATGTTACCTTGTAGCACGAACAAAAATGTCTATTACTGGTAAAATTGAACCTACTGATCTCtaccataaatatatctaaaaatactaAGAGATCCCACACTAccgtttttttgaaaaattatcctaAATGCGTTCTGACGTAATGACTTGAGTAgttgagttttatttttaaaaacatttttgaatttattatatgaaatctaTTGTATATCCTGATAGCGAATGGGGTAACCGTTACGCACTCGCATAAACATGTCACGTTACGTcaaaaatcgaaattatttCATGGTTGcctaattgttattgtaaatcATAGCCTTAAACGAATTCTAACAGACGTACCAATTTTTGAGTCTTATaccgataataattttgaaacaggtttttttttcgttaacaTTATCTATTAAGCAATATTTCTAGTCCATTATTCTTAAtcttataaagaaaaaaatcttacttaaaatttaaaaaaaaaatacactttttttataatattgattcaaAGGATTCAAAAtagatttcataataaatttaaatatgctttcaaaatgattatcaaaataaaattcaaatcgtCACACTGGAACGCATATAGGTTTATAAAAAACGGTAGTGTGGAACctcctaaattaaaattttatgttcaCAAGTtagttaattgttaaaatgttgtgatgtaaatatacctagcaacaattattttttaaaaaattatttacatttgtaaaaaatgtcccattttattaaattggtctatatattttcaaagatataaagaaaattcaaaagaattcattttttatacaacgtCAATGAAGACACATACACCTAGCATTCCCATATCTGCTGGCCGCCTCTATAGAGGTTGCTTGTACAATGTACAACTTTTAGGtagtgaaaaaattaaaagccgACTCTTTTGAAATGGTTTTAGTGTATAAGAACAAGACACTGTTGCCAGACAAAGGTAATAACCAACAAAAATGTGGTTATAATATTCCACCACAAAAGGACAAGGTTTGCGAGGTCAGCCTGGCAAACATGGGACCATGCTCATCTGAATACAAATATCAATATCCAAAAGCTCAGCCCTGCGTTTTCATTAAGCTCAATAAGGTTTGTATTCATAAAAGATAATTaacaagaattttaaatttatgcacAATGcatctattatattgtaataaaaatattgtaaactttaatataaaatttaattacaactttaatataaaatcaatatgcatattagatgtaagacaaatatttatacataaattatcttgatgataaatcattatttgattattgtatttaaattattattcgattataaatattgtgtagaTTTTCGACTGGGAACCAGAATTCTATAATAACAAGACAGACATTCCAGCTGACATGCCACAAGaacttaaagataaaattgCGCAAAGAATGAAACATGAGGTAAattgttttagaataatattcgataatatttatttgatattttaaatacaataccaattattgttcatatgtacatttatagttatttacaatatgGGTCACCTGCGACGGAGAAGCGCCAGCAGACAAAGATAATATTGGACCTCTAAAGTTATATCCACAGGACGGATTTCCTGGCTACTACTACCCGTACAGAAACAAGCGTGACTACCTTAGCCCATTAATCGCCATACATTTCCTAAATCCAAAAAGTGAgagtttagaaatatttttattcaataatgtttacttaattatttccaAACATATTTTCGTAAATGAGTcaaataggtacatactacatatacagttaagtatattagtatatctattaggtacatttatacttgtatactaTTGAAAAGAGGCTTTATGAAAaccgtttataataaatgcaaaggGGATTATTTTATCCAATATTACAGttgatagttataaaaatatataacaaatgtaaTCACGACAAAcctatttctaatatttctataattttcgaattaaataaaaataatatgaagtgCTATTACGGAATAGCTCCTTCAACAAGCCAatcataatctattatatacatccTCCATCTATTAtgcttattgtaaatatattttatacagattgtacaaataaaaataaatatgacaaaaaaaaataataataaaaatatacgtataatatttgttgtaattaagttaaatttacatggtgagtaatttttgtttatttgttgttaCTATAGATAGGTAGACttcctgaaaaaaatattatctatttgtaGTATAGcccaaattacataatatatttagttttgtacaatttataagctCTCATTACCTATACTAATTCTACGTGGGTAGCTGTAGTGTACAAAGAACATatctatcttataatattatagtctaatTTACGTATAAAATCTACGGAGCTTCAAAAACaaagaatttcaattttaaaccaaaaaaagTGATAACTCATGTTTATAACAACCCGGGGGGagtttagtaataaaataaaataaatctacaattttattaaaataataaaataattgaatgataatgattattatcaaCAGTGCAGTCGATAACGTGAATACAGCATAACAGAATAAATTTCACCACgaataaatgattgtattcctatattataaacattatatttttgataaaaatacggTCGAAAGGGGGGAGATTAAACACCCAAAACCCCCCTGGCTACGCCACTGATtacaacatatgcaactaataattttaaatgtaatttaatttgaatgtgTCCATGGAGCCCCTAGAACGGCTAGAACACAGTCGGGGAGCTACTCACTATACAATTAAGTATTCCTACTATATCGTAGAGGACTAAAGTTGTGGAAACAATAAAGCTTAAAATGGCCACTGGCCAGACACAGATCGTTTACCTCACAGACTTTACTGGTTATAACCATTACTCATTAGATAGATTTATCTTGAAAGAGTTGAAagcatatcaaatattttataaaaacaatcaatttattGAATCCACATAACCATATTCGTAATAAAACTTGTAGAATAAGAtcatagaatttataatattaataagatagAATTTCTCCCGaaacttgataaattatttttattaacaataataatcgacaatattttgttacaacCAGGTATTGATATAAACaattggatattattattacatttttatagtttaattttttttataaaggtaCACGTAAGGAATAgccatagatattatttattaattatttgatattagagctcagaagttataaaataatatatactatataaaaagttagatttagatataaatttttaaatactgaaaaaaacatcataaatagcaaataaatttaaaaatatgcaaaataaaacttaaatataatatattatatctacttatacatattttattattatttttattttattaaatttatatttaggtacatttaattttcatacacaagaatacctataataaaaaaatattacttataattaataaataaaataactttaaaaactgtaactttacaaaaattatcaaaacaaaatattatgtataacatcaaggagtttaaaacaaaattgtgtattatttgaaattttctaaggtttaaaaaaaaaaaacgtaaacgCTAGTTGAATTTTAgagttctataattattaccattatttgtaagtaaaattgtaatatttgatatacttGACTTAACTGACAgctttttttgatttgttgCAGGACATACTTTAATCAACGTGGAATGCCGTGCCTGGGCCaagaacatattttacaaacgtaGCTTACAAAACCGTGAAGGTTCCGTTCACTTCGAGTTGATGATT
This genomic stretch from Rhopalosiphum maidis isolate BTI-1 chromosome 3, ASM367621v3, whole genome shotgun sequence harbors:
- the LOC113556805 gene encoding sodium/potassium-transporting ATPase subunit beta-2-like, whose protein sequence is MVKHNTDTNGIGYEWEYAKVKDDRTIWQKIIMGIYNPSSHEFLGRSAKSWGGILLFYAVFYSSLACMFAICMKVLLSTLNDHTPHFTLTSSIIGTNPGLGFRPMSPNVEDGSLIYYAADNATNVEAWTNELDKFLAVYKNKTLLPDKGNNQQKCGYNIPPQKDKVCEVSLANMGPCSSEYKYQYPKAQPCVFIKLNKIFDWEPEFYNNKTDIPADMPQELKDKIAQRMKHELFTIWVTCDGEAPADKDNIGPLKLYPQDGFPGYYYPYRNKRDYLSPLIAIHFLNPKRHTLINVECRAWAKNIFYKRSLQNREGSVHFELMID